The segment AGGCACACCATACACACACCGGCCCCCGGTCCCGCTCCTCATTTCTTGGAACCAACACTGCGTCGCCTCCACTCTTCCTCCGACTGACCGGCCGTCGCAGCGGCGCCGATCCGCACCGCGCCGCGACTCGAGGAGACCCGGATCGTGACCGTGGTGCCCTCGACCGAACAGGAGTCGAGTCGTGCTCCGTTCGCGCCGACGACGAGGTCGGCGACGACGCACGGAGGGCCGACCGCGAGGCCCGCGGCCGCGTCGGCGGCGCCGATCGCCGCGGCGTCGGCGGTGGCACCCAGCCGGTGGCGCTCGGTCAGCAGAGCCGCCGACGCGGCCGCGGAGACGGCGAGCGCCGTCGCGGCCCCGAGGACGGCCACCGCGACGAGCGAGGCCGCCCCGCGCTCGTCGCGGAGCGCCGCTGCGGCCGACGCGCGTCTGCTGACCGCGGGTCGACCGCTTGCGGAGGCGCTCATCGACCGCCCTCCGGAGCGCAGCTGCGCGCCACGAGCGGAACCGCCTCGGCGACCGGGCCGAGGGGGACGGACCGCTCGAGGCGCACGCACACGAGTTCGCCGCGCTCGACCGAGGTCGAGGCGCCGGGGGCCAGGGCACCGACGATCCGCTCCGCGAGGCCGTCGTCTCCCCGACCGAGCGCCCGCGCGGCGATCCCCGCCGCGTCGGCCAGACGGACGGCCTCCGTCGCGACGCCGAGTGCGGCGACGACCGTCGCCAGGACGACGACGACGACCGGGGCCACCAGGGCGAACTCCACGGTCACGGACCCGGACTCGTCGGCCAGGCCTCGCCGGAGACGACGCTCGCTCACGACGTCACCCGACCGACAGTGCCTGGCGCACCAGGTCGGTGAGGACGCCGCGCACCTCGTCGGACCGGAGGATCGTGACGAGCAGCCCCGCGAACGAGACCGCGGCCATGATGACGATGGCGTACTCGGCTGTCGCCGCTCCCTCGTCGCCGCGGAGCACCCGGAGAAGAGAGAGCGCCCCCGGCCGACCGGCCCCGCGCGGGGAATCGGCGACGACGCTCGTGCGGATGGGGAAGGGGTAAAGGGGACGTTTCTGGCGAGGTGACGGTGTCATGTCTCCATGCTCGCCGCGGAGCGATTCCCCCTGGACGCGCGGCGACGATCCGTGGAGAACTCACGCCGCACCGAAGCCTGTGGAGGAGAGGAGAGCGACGAACAGCGGCACGACCCCCACCAGGAGGAACGCCGGCAGGATGCACACCCCGAGCGGCAGCATCAGGGCGATCCCCAGCCGCTCGGCGGCCACGGCGGATCGGGCGCGGGCATCGCGGCGGCACTCGTCGGCCGCGGCTCGCAGGAGCCCCGCCGCAGGAACCCCCGCCCCCTCCGAGAGGTCGACCAGCGTGTCGATCTCGACGGCGGGGCTCCGCGCGTGAGAGCCGACGCAGAACTCCGACAGCGCACGGTCGACGCGGCTCCTGGCCGACGTCCAGGACCCGCCGCCGGAGAGGGCCACCGCGAGGAGCTCGAGGTCGAGCCCCGGAACCGCGTCGGACGGCGTCGCGCGCCGCACCAGACGGGCGTTCCAGGCCCGGGCCGCCGAGACCAGCCCGCCCGCACCGACCAGGCAGAACCAGCCCACCGGACGTCCGATCAGGACCGCGAGGGTGTCGAAGCCGAGCAGCAGCCCCATCAGCAGGCCGACGACGGGCAGGGCGAGCACCACGCGAGCGGTCGAGACCGGGCCGCTGAGCGCGACGGCCTGGTCGCGGCGGGACTGCTGAGCGGCTCGCGCCGCGTCGGCGGTCGCGCGCAGGCACGCCGCGAGGGGCGCCCCCGACTCCTCGGCGACCGACCACGCGGCCGCGACCTGGCGCCACTCCGCGGCCGTGACGGCGGAGGGGCACGGCACGGCCGCATCCGCCAGCGCCGCATCACCCGGCCCCGCACCGGGCACGCCCGGGGTGGCGACAGCACCCGGAGCCGCGACCCCGAGGATCCTGCGCGCCCAGGTCGGCGCGGACGACAGGCCCCGGAGCAGTCGCACCACCGGCGACGCGTCCCGCGGCGCCACGGCCTCGGCGTGCAGAGCGACCTCCACCAGTGCCGGAGCCCCGGGCCGTCCCTCCGCGAGCGCTTCCGCCATCCCGGCGACGACTCTCCTGTCGGAGCCGCTCCGCGTCGCGCGGGCGAGGTGGGCCCAGGCCGCAGGAGGCGCGACTCCGGCCTCCAGGAGGACGGCGAGTCGGTCGAGCAGCGGGGCGAGACCGCTGCCCGTGGCGATCACGGAAGCTCCGCGACGGTCACGGCGAGTCGCGAGTCGGCGTCGAGCCGGAGCTCGCCGATCGCCGAGACGACGCGACTCTCCGCGCGTCTCTCGAGATGGACGAGGGCGTCGAAGGCCGTGACCGCCTGGCGCGCGACCGCCTGGGGCGAGAGACCGGCCAGGGCGCCCAGGGCCTCCAACCGGGCGGGGACGGCTTCGAGCCCGTTGGCGTGGAGGGTTCCCGCGCCGCCGTCGTGGCCGGTGTTGAGCGCGGTCATGAGCTCCCGCAGTTCGGCCCCGCGGCACTCCCCCACGACGAGGCGGTCCGGGCGCATCCGGAGCGCCTCGCGGACGAGTCGGCCCAGATCGATGCCTCCCGCGCCCTCGAGGTTCGGTTGCCGCGCCTCGAGCGAGACGACGTGGGGGTGGTCGATCCGGAGCTCGGCGACGTCCTCCAGCGTGACGATCCGGTCGCGCGGGTCGGCCGTGGCGAGAAGGGCTCCGAGGAGCGTCGTCTTACCGCTTCCGCCGGCGCCGGTGAGAAGGAGGTTGGCTCGCGACTCGACCAGTCGCTGGACGGCGGCGCGCGGAACCCTCGCGAACAGTCCCGCGTCGTCGAGGTCGTCGAGACCGAGGCGGACGACGCTCGGGACGCGGAGGGACAGAAGCGCGCCGCCCCGCGAGACCGGGGGCAGGACAGCGTGCACGCGGATCCCGTCGGCGAGTCGGACATCCGCGCACGGCGTGGCCTCGTCGACGTGTCTCCCGCCGAGCGCCACGAGCGACACGGCGAGAGCTCGTGCCGAGGTCGGGTCGAGGTGCAGGGTCCGGATCCGTCGGAGACCCGAACCGCGATCGCACCACACCTCGCCGGACGCGTTGACGAAGACGTCCGTCACGGCGGGGTCCGCGACGAGGGAGGTCAGGGCTCCGAACTGCGGCGGGATCCTGCGAGGGTCCTGATTCTGTCCCCCGTTCGCAAGGCCTGTACCCCGGACGGAACGGTCCGCCCGGCGTCTCTCTGCGACGAATCGACCGCCGTGGGACGGGACCGTGCGGGCGGTCGCCTGCGGGGACGGGGAGGGCGTGGGCGTCGTCATGCTCGACGGTAGCCAGGAGTCACCGGCGGTAGACCGTTCTGCACACCCCCGGCCCGCCATCCACGGCGATCCGGGGCCTGTGGAGGACTCGACGGGGCCGGCCACGGTGCCGACCGTCGCGCGCCCCGAGACCACGCCGGGCGGATCCCGGCCGTTAAACGAAGAGGGGCGGCACCGGTTGGGGGGAACAGGTGCCGCCACGGCAGCACTCGATTGGGGGGAATCGGGCGTGCTGCCAGCCGAACGAATCCGACTTCGTTGAGTGTACCCCAAAACCGGTTGCGCGCAAGGACATGCAACGGAGACTTCGAGAGAGTTCTCGAACGCTCCTCGCGACTCCGTGCGGAAGCCCGCCGGCGAGCACCGGAACGACCCGGGGCCGGGGCGGATCGGTCACCGGAGTAGGGTCGTGCGAGGTATCGATCGCGTGCGCCGGAGGCTCGCGCGACAACGCAATGACGCGGAAGGACGACCATGCCCGACAACATCGACAACCTCCTCACGGAGACGCGTCGGTTCGCTCCCTCGGACGAGTTCGCGGCGGGAGCCGTCGCGACCGACGCGCTCTACCGGGAGGCCTCGGACGACCGGTTGGCCTTCTGGGCGGCGAGGTCGCGCGAACTCCTCACCTGGCAGAAGCCGTTCACCGAGGTCCTGGACTGGTCGAACCCGCCGTTCGCGAAGTGGTTCGCCGACGGTCGGCTGAACGTGGCCTACAACTGCCTCGACCGCCACGTCGAGGAGGGGAACGGCGATCGCGTCGCCATCCACTGGGAGGGCGAACCGGGCGACTCGCGGACCATCACGTACGCGGAGCTGACCGCCGACGTCAAGAGGGCCGCCAACGCTCTCCTGTCCCTCGGCGTCAAGCCGGGCGACCGGGTCGTCATCTACCTCCCCCTCGTC is part of the Frondihabitans sp. 762G35 genome and harbors:
- a CDS encoding Rv3654c family TadE-like protein; its protein translation is MSASASGRPAVSRRASAAAALRDERGAASLVAVAVLGAATALAVSAAASAALLTERHRLGATADAAAIGAADAAAGLAVGPPCVVADLVVGANGARLDSCSVEGTTVTIRVSSSRGAVRIGAAATAGQSEEEWRRRSVGSKK
- a CDS encoding DUF4244 domain-containing protein, producing MTPSPRQKRPLYPFPIRTSVVADSPRGAGRPGALSLLRVLRGDEGAATAEYAIVIMAAVSFAGLLVTILRSDEVRGVLTDLVRQALSVG
- a CDS encoding TadE family type IV pilus minor pilin produces the protein MSERRLRRGLADESGSVTVEFALVAPVVVVVLATVVAALGVATEAVRLADAAGIAARALGRGDDGLAERIVGALAPGASTSVERGELVCVRLERSVPLGPVAEAVPLVARSCAPEGGR
- a CDS encoding CpaF family protein, producing MTDVFVNASGEVWCDRGSGLRRIRTLHLDPTSARALAVSLVALGGRHVDEATPCADVRLADGIRVHAVLPPVSRGGALLSLRVPSVVRLGLDDLDDAGLFARVPRAAVQRLVESRANLLLTGAGGSGKTTLLGALLATADPRDRIVTLEDVAELRIDHPHVVSLEARQPNLEGAGGIDLGRLVREALRMRPDRLVVGECRGAELRELMTALNTGHDGGAGTLHANGLEAVPARLEALGALAGLSPQAVARQAVTAFDALVHLERRAESRVVSAIGELRLDADSRLAVTVAELP
- a CDS encoding type II secretion system F family protein yields the protein MIATGSGLAPLLDRLAVLLEAGVAPPAAWAHLARATRSGSDRRVVAGMAEALAEGRPGAPALVEVALHAEAVAPRDASPVVRLLRGLSSAPTWARRILGVAAPGAVATPGVPGAGPGDAALADAAVPCPSAVTAAEWRQVAAAWSVAEESGAPLAACLRATADAARAAQQSRRDQAVALSGPVSTARVVLALPVVGLLMGLLLGFDTLAVLIGRPVGWFCLVGAGGLVSAARAWNARLVRRATPSDAVPGLDLELLAVALSGGGSWTSARSRVDRALSEFCVGSHARSPAVEIDTLVDLSEGAGVPAAGLLRAAADECRRDARARSAVAAERLGIALMLPLGVCILPAFLLVGVVPLFVALLSSTGFGAA